In one Candidatus Neptunochlamydia vexilliferae genomic region, the following are encoded:
- a CDS encoding transposase, with translation GNNFWSLSYFAGSCGGAAISTIRQYIENQQKPIE, from the coding sequence GGGCAATAACTTTTGGTCCCTAAGTTATTTTGCTGGTAGTTGCGGAGGAGCTGCTATCTCAACAATCAGGCAATATATTGAAAACCAGCAAAAACCAATAGAGTGA